In Rissa tridactyla isolate bRisTri1 unplaced genomic scaffold, bRisTri1.patW.cur.20221130 scaffold_47, whole genome shotgun sequence, the genomic stretch cacataggacagcacgatggaaacaaagcaaacaaaaacaacaaaagcactaACCACAATAAGCCAAACTTCCCTGAGGGACTCTGACTCTGAAGAGGAAAGCTGGAGGAtgtgggggatttcacagaagaactggtccacagcattgccctggcagaggggcagggaaaatgtactggccgtgtgcagcagagcattgagaaacccactgccccaggcagctgctgccatgtggacacaagctctgctgcccatcagggtcccgtagtgcaggggtttgcagatggcaacgtagcggtcataggacatgacagtgagaagagaaaactctgatgtagcacacaaaaataaaaaaaagacctgtgctaCACAACCCCAGTAGGAGATGACCCTGttgtcccacagggaattggccatggattttgGGAGAGtcgtggagatggagcccaggtcaagaacagagaggctgaggaggaagaagtacatgggggtgtggaggcggtggtcacaggcgatggtggtgatgatgaggccgttggccaggagggcagccaggtagatgcccaggaagagcccgaagtgcaagagctgcagctcccgtgtgtctgcgaataccaggaggaggaacttggtgacggagctgctgttggacatttgttcactctgggcatgacAAACTGCTGAAAGAGAAGATATTGAGAAGTCATGACAGACTTCTTTGAGCCTATCCTGTGCTGTTTCCCAAAAAATCCCCCCataatgacttctcttcctttgtaaTTCAGCTCCTTTTGTGAGATCAAGTTTGTGCTGCTGAAGAAACTGCCTTTGGAGAGGCAGACATCCTTCTCTTTtcattgcctttagcctgaacactaagaaaaaaaaaaaaaggaaagaagggctcTCTGCCCTTtgtgacctgctggtcaccacaCAGGCATCCTCTGCTTACCTTTtctctggcagatctgctgatccctcagtgtaATGGTTCTGCAGTCTCAGTGACTTACTGAAACTTGacagctgctttccctttctcctctagagcaacctgagagcacagaccctggaaaGGTCTTCATCTTTCAGGTAGCCCTTGCTTTGACCTTTCTgttgaaatgctgcctctgctgaTGTCCTGGGAGTGATCTGGAGCTGTCAGCCGCCCTGATCCATATGGCACTCTCTTGAATGCAATAGGACCCTTGTCTGACAGTGATCGTTCCTTCCAACTACAGTCTCTCCACACAGAAGCTCCATGTAGAGcttcctgggcaggctgagagctgaccctggcaggtggcagagtccctgccccggcacaaagccccctggggtgcagggacccggctctgaaggacagccctgggcacccctggctgcacacccacttTCACGACTCTTTACCTTTtccagggagaaggcagctgtcatGCCCTGTGCCTCTGATGGTGCAGCAAGGAAGCCCTGATCTGGAGAatgtcctcctcctccacagtaGAGAAGTTGGGAGAGTCCTCCTGAGAGATCCCACTGGCTGTGGCATGTGCCAGCTTttggagatcattccaggaaccgcagctgcttTCCTTTGTGAAGATTTCTCCCCCCATTAACTCTCAGCATCCTCCCCCTCCAGTCTACCTTtaatctctctctgcctccctcctctcctctcctctcctctcgggtgcctgcaggcagtgccctcagccctgctgcgcttggcagaggagctgctcctgggcagagccgtctctctgcagcgctgcccgcttgccatgagctccctccatgccaggagcccagcccagctcagcagcagaggaccagcccaaggcagccctttctctgccccctcggggctccctccaggtgtccctggggctccaggggaacctgctgggaaacaggatgaagtcagcactgatgttccctccctcagctggggacAGACTCTTCTTTCCAGCAGCTGCATTTCTCAATCAGAGACAGATTGAGGTCCAAGaacaacttttttctctttttcttttcttccttttttttttgtttttaattagacaggacacccagacaatgccAGGGAGGAATCTTCTTCacctgttctgaagaaaagggaTTCAGCTGAGTCAATGGAGGCCCCTCATCCTGGGCTTGTAGCCCTTGGGCTAAAAAAGGATTTAGCTCCATCCCAGGCACACCACAAACccccaggaggtgggattccttTTGCATCAGTTCACATGTGCCCAAAATAGGATCCTGCATgtgagctccttgtctcagctcccttGCTAAGGAATGCAGATGGATGACAGGAGTCAGATGTTCAGACACAGTTACCTGGGGACGTATGAGGTGACCAAGATGCATGCTGGTCACTGCAAGCTCTAATGTTCATAGACACAGAGCAGCATCTGGGGACGTCTTGGAGACTAGTGGGAAATTCCTGTGGCCAACCTCATGACAGAAGGTGCCCACATGTAGGACAAGGGAACTTGTaactcttccttatgtccagggcAGCCCATAGAGGGATTCAGCTGATCAAATGGAGTCATGTGGCACAGGGACAGCTGAGTCTTTctgatctccatcagctgtattttccacATGTCTCCCATACCCTTCATTGCCTAACCTAactcagggcagctgaatcttactttaattgacacattcaggcctgtggtgctctgggaggtgccagggctctccagcacaactgcacgcagctgacatggacagcacagctcctgtacaggaaccctgtccccatccagactagctgtgggacaggcatcccccagggcatctcagacaggggcgctgcctttgggccactgactgaatcccaccactgcagtgacgcaagggctgtcccttctctttacggtAGATGCCGGGCAGGGCATGAAAACCCagcacatcacaccagggtctccacacgtgttccttcactctcagactctgctggttcttctctccccTGTGGGTTTAACCATCCCCTTGATGATACAGCCATGGCTCAGGCCAATGAATTTCACAGTGGGCCTGAATCACAGGATGTCCACACCACGGACATtgtcaacatcatctcttccttcctgagatcagcttcacctccagcacaggccctcagggctgcagagacacaacagacagcaaagccctctcctgctcacactACAC encodes the following:
- the LOC128903562 gene encoding olfactory receptor 14A16-like — its product is MSNSSSVTKFLLLVFADTRELQLLHFGLFLGIYLAALLANGLIITTIACDHRLHTPMYFFLLSLSVLDLGSISTTLPKSMANSLWDNRVISYWGCVAQVFFLFLCATSEFSLLTVMSYDRYVAICKPLHYGTLMGSRACVHMAAAAWGSGFLNALLHTASTFSLPLCQGNAVDQFFCEIPHILQLSSSESESLREVWLIVVSAFVVFVCFVSIVLSYVQIFRAVLRIPSEQGRHKAFSTCLPHLAVVSLFVSTAAFAYLKPRSVSSPVLDLVVAVLYSLIPPAVNPLIYSMRNQELKDALWKLMTRSSKLSCFGNHS